CGAGGATGATCGGAACCCCCCGCCCCAGACCGTAGGCGAACAGCAGAGAGGCGCCATAGGCCAGTCTACCTTTGGCCATTGCTATGCCGAGAACTGCCACCAGCACAGGCGTGCCGCACTGGGAGCCAGCCAGGCCGACGACCAGCCCGAGCAGAAAAGCCCCCATCAGACCGGTGATTGCCACCCGCCTGGGCTGGAGCCTGACCATGAAGTCGAAGTTGAGCTTCAGCGCGCCCAGCAGGTTTAGCCCGATGGCGAAGCAGACGAGAGCTACGAACCAATGAAGTATCTTGCTCTCCGTGCCGAACAGCCCGCCGACAGTGGCCGCCACCACCCCCAGCAGCATGAACGTCACGGAACTGCCGAATGTGAAGAAGGTCGCGAGCCAGAAGCCCTTGCTTCGAGTGAGGTCACGCTGGCCCCCCACGTAGCCGATAATGACCGGAACCATGGAGAGATTGCATGGCCCTATGCTTGTGAACACTCCGCCCAGAAACACCAGCAGGTAAGCGAGCGCGGAGAGCTCGCCCACGATTCGCGGGAGTGTCTGCGTCACGAATTCTGTCACTGCTTCAACCCCATCGTCCCCAGTCTCCGCTCGATGTCAGCCTGCGGAAAGAACCCCTCGTGTCGGAAGAGCTCTTTGCCATCTTTGTCGAAGAACACTTGGACCGGAATCGTTCGCACGCCGTAGCGAGCGGCCAGGATCTGCTCATCCCGAACAT
Above is a genomic segment from Armatimonadota bacterium containing:
- a CDS encoding cytochrome c biogenesis CcdA family protein, whose protein sequence is MTEFVTQTLPRIVGELSALAYLLVFLGGVFTSIGPCNLSMVPVIIGYVGGQRDLTRSKGFWLATFFTFGSSVTFMLLGVVAATVGGLFGTESKILHWFVALVCFAIGLNLLGALKLNFDFMVRLQPRRVAITGLMGAFLLGLVVGLAGSQCGTPVLVAVLGIAMAKGRLAYGASLLFAYGLGRGVPIILAGTFTGVVKALPALERWAPRMEQAAGVVVIAVGLYFVWIA